A genomic window from Candidatus Hydrogenedentota bacterium includes:
- a CDS encoding c-type cytochrome produces MRVGRSVPGAVLTVVVALCAATAHAQFAFEKGDRVALVGNALPDRAQHDGWLEAYLQTANPGKDLVFRTLAFSGDEVARRPREEGYPSPDEMLTLMKANVIFAFFGYNESFYHDPEAFKRDLRNFIDETAKKNYDGKNAPRVVLFSPIAHENLNSPNFPDGVENNLWLSIYTDAMARVAAEKSVTFVDLYAPTRALYSAIEDPLTINGVHLNDRGNRELAKVIVEGLGQKINEDSIDMVRTAVLDKNWCWFNRYHATDGNDVWGNRSILKFVDDQTNAEVLQHELVMLDAMSASRDVAIWSAIGGKCIKPDDSNVPKPLLVKTNIAPDGKTGSTAYVPPSEGVNTFKLAKGLRANLFASEEQFPELVNPVQMDVDTKGRIWVAAWETYPKWQPDHEMHDRLLILPDEDRDGVADKAITFAYVHNPTGFTFWNGGVIVVSAPNIWFLKDTDGDDVADVRELMFTGLDSADTHHSANNFDYGADGYIYYQRGIFNVSNVETPWGPAHLHSSKSGMYRFNPRSHRFSFHAVNEPNPHGGDFDYWGYHFATDATSGRAFQVRMDGDGKFKMHELLTKTVRPVPSSGILSTTQFPDEFNGNFIILNSIGFLGIKRYTLENKDGNFWGTEAEDLLVSSDPNFRPSDFRVGDDGALYVSDWQNAIIGHMQHNIRDPSRDHLHGRVYRITAEGRPLLDSVRVDGEPIEALLDLLKHPMNGIRLRARTELSERDTNEVITAVAKWIQQFDVGAEKDAHHLLEALWLHQQHNVLNEGLLTVALNSPHPDARRAAERVKYIWEIEGRIGAQKSAAMDHMAHRHDASADTASYLEQEKSPDPKMEGDTMVVHIQTLKEQMRYDRKAFAVGPGMKVKIVFSNPDAMDHNMIFVQPGSGSQVALAAMMLGADGIKKNWTPQIDKIFAASKMLSMGGKETIEFTAPKELGQYEYICTYPGHYQLMNGIMHVVEDPQKWMNENKDVLNTPGRKFVQEWKIANLINDVSPMGTSWSPERGEKIFKEASCTVCHLQNEKGGRVGPDLTDGTKPMDAAAILTELLDPSKVINEKYKTWHLSVDTGDILEDGDVYGIIVEENADYVRVLTNPLQDLEGKKILYGHIKERTPAPLSTMPTGLLNSYTREEILDLIAYLQSIRVTKN; encoded by the coding sequence ATGAGGGTTGGCCGAAGTGTCCCCGGGGCCGTTCTAACCGTTGTGGTGGCGCTGTGCGCCGCAACCGCACACGCGCAATTCGCCTTCGAGAAGGGCGACCGCGTCGCGCTTGTCGGCAACGCGCTGCCCGACCGCGCGCAACACGACGGGTGGCTCGAGGCGTACCTTCAAACCGCCAACCCCGGCAAGGACCTCGTGTTTCGCACCTTGGCGTTCTCCGGCGATGAAGTCGCCCGGCGCCCCCGCGAAGAAGGCTACCCCAGCCCGGACGAAATGCTGACGCTAATGAAGGCGAACGTTATCTTCGCGTTCTTCGGATACAACGAGTCGTTCTACCACGACCCGGAAGCGTTCAAACGCGACCTGCGCAACTTTATTGACGAGACGGCAAAGAAGAACTACGACGGAAAGAACGCCCCGCGCGTTGTACTGTTTTCGCCAATCGCGCACGAGAACCTGAACTCACCCAATTTCCCCGACGGCGTCGAAAACAATCTGTGGCTGTCGATCTACACCGATGCGATGGCGCGTGTCGCCGCGGAAAAAAGCGTGACCTTTGTCGATCTCTACGCGCCGACCCGCGCGCTCTACAGCGCAATCGAGGACCCGCTCACGATCAACGGCGTCCATCTGAACGATCGCGGTAACCGCGAACTCGCGAAGGTAATTGTCGAAGGCCTCGGCCAGAAGATCAACGAAGATTCGATAGACATGGTGCGCACCGCCGTACTGGACAAAAACTGGTGCTGGTTCAACCGCTATCACGCGACCGACGGCAACGACGTATGGGGCAATCGCTCCATCCTCAAGTTCGTTGACGACCAGACGAACGCGGAAGTGCTGCAACACGAATTGGTGATGCTTGACGCAATGTCCGCAAGCCGCGACGTGGCGATTTGGAGCGCTATTGGAGGGAAGTGCATCAAGCCCGACGACAGCAACGTACCGAAGCCGTTGCTCGTGAAAACAAATATCGCGCCCGACGGAAAAACAGGCTCAACGGCCTACGTGCCCCCGAGCGAAGGCGTGAACACATTCAAGCTCGCGAAAGGCCTGAGGGCGAACTTGTTCGCATCGGAAGAGCAATTCCCCGAACTGGTGAACCCGGTGCAGATGGACGTCGACACGAAGGGCCGCATCTGGGTGGCGGCGTGGGAGACCTACCCCAAGTGGCAACCCGACCACGAGATGCACGACCGTCTGCTCATCCTTCCGGATGAAGACCGCGACGGCGTCGCGGACAAGGCGATTACGTTCGCGTACGTCCATAATCCCACCGGATTTACTTTCTGGAACGGCGGCGTCATCGTCGTCAGCGCTCCGAACATTTGGTTCCTGAAAGACACGGACGGAGACGACGTGGCCGATGTGCGCGAACTGATGTTCACCGGTCTCGATTCCGCCGACACGCACCACTCCGCGAACAATTTCGATTATGGGGCGGATGGGTACATCTACTACCAGCGCGGCATTTTTAACGTTAGCAACGTCGAGACGCCGTGGGGCCCGGCGCACCTGCATTCGAGCAAGTCGGGCATGTACCGGTTCAACCCGCGCTCGCACCGGTTCTCGTTTCATGCGGTGAACGAGCCGAATCCGCACGGAGGCGACTTCGACTACTGGGGCTACCATTTCGCCACCGACGCAACCTCGGGCCGCGCGTTTCAGGTGCGGATGGACGGCGACGGCAAGTTCAAGATGCACGAACTGCTCACCAAGACCGTCCGGCCCGTGCCGTCGAGCGGAATCCTGTCCACAACGCAGTTTCCCGACGAGTTCAACGGCAACTTCATCATTCTGAACAGCATCGGATTTCTCGGCATCAAGCGCTACACACTCGAAAACAAGGACGGAAACTTCTGGGGCACCGAGGCCGAAGACCTGCTCGTGTCGAGCGATCCGAACTTCCGTCCGTCGGATTTCAGAGTGGGCGACGATGGCGCGCTGTACGTGTCCGATTGGCAAAACGCAATCATCGGGCACATGCAGCACAACATTCGCGACCCAAGCCGCGATCACCTGCACGGCCGCGTCTATCGCATCACCGCCGAAGGCCGTCCGTTGCTCGACAGCGTGAGGGTCGACGGCGAGCCAATCGAGGCGCTGCTCGACCTGCTCAAGCATCCAATGAACGGCATCCGGTTGCGCGCACGCACCGAACTCAGCGAACGCGACACGAATGAGGTCATTACCGCTGTCGCGAAATGGATTCAGCAGTTCGACGTCGGCGCCGAGAAAGACGCGCACCACCTGCTCGAAGCGCTCTGGCTGCATCAGCAGCACAACGTGCTGAACGAAGGCCTGCTCACCGTCGCGCTCAATTCGCCCCATCCCGATGCGCGCCGCGCCGCCGAACGCGTAAAGTACATCTGGGAGATTGAAGGGCGCATCGGCGCGCAAAAATCCGCGGCAATGGACCACATGGCGCACCGGCACGACGCGAGTGCCGACACCGCAAGCTATCTCGAACAGGAAAAGTCGCCCGATCCGAAGATGGAAGGCGACACGATGGTCGTCCACATCCAGACGCTCAAGGAGCAGATGCGATACGACCGCAAGGCGTTTGCGGTCGGGCCGGGTATGAAGGTCAAAATCGTCTTCTCGAACCCCGACGCAATGGACCACAATATGATCTTCGTGCAGCCCGGCTCGGGGTCCCAGGTCGCGCTCGCCGCGATGATGCTCGGCGCGGACGGCATCAAGAAGAATTGGACGCCGCAGATCGACAAAATCTTCGCCGCGTCGAAAATGCTGTCGATGGGCGGCAAGGAAACCATCGAGTTCACCGCGCCGAAGGAACTCGGCCAATACGAGTACATCTGCACCTATCCCGGCCATTACCAATTGATGAACGGCATCATGCACGTGGTCGAAGACCCGCAGAAGTGGATGAACGAGAACAAGGACGTGCTGAACACGCCGGGCCGCAAGTTCGTGCAGGAGTGGAAAATCGCCAATCTGATCAATGACGTGTCGCCAATGGGAACAAGCTGGTCGCCCGAACGCGGCGAGAAGATTTTCAAGGAGGCGTCCTGCACGGTCTGCCACCTTCAGAACGAGAAGGGGGGCCGCGTTGGCCCTGATCTCACCGATGGAACCAAGCCCATGGACGCCGCGGCGATCTTGACGGAACTGCTCGATCCGTCGAAGGTAATCAACGAGAAATACAAGACGTGGCATTTGAGCGTAGATACGGGCGACATTCTCGAAGACGGCGATGTCTACGGAATTATTGTCGAAGAAAACGCCGATTACGTGCGCGTTCTCACGAATCCCTTACAGGACCTCGAAGGCAAAAAGATTTTGTACGGGCACATCAAAGAGAGAACGCCCGCGCCACTCTCCACGATGCCGACGGGGCTTCTAAACAGCTACACACGCGAAGAGATTCTGGACTTAATCGCGTATTTGCAGTCGATTCGCGTTACGAAGAATTAG
- a CDS encoding DUF1553 domain-containing protein, whose product MRRRARTFFAAFGAAFASAWCAGAAENEGWEAAYAERLTWWSLRPVALVDPPAVANPSWARNDVDRFILSRLDADGLTPAPEADRRTLARRLSFALIGLPPNPGEVERFIADESPDAYDRYVQSLLDSPHFGERWARHWMDVVHYSDTHGYEWDTPAKNAWMYRDYLIRAFNADVSFNQLILEQIAGDLIEPRFDATTGLNESLIAPTAMRLGERRHGDNGDAEGVTQEAMANIIDTVSKGYLATTVACSQCHDHKLDAIAQQDYFGLAGVFMSSRWIARTADTTDPNRAVLDELKSIKGGIRAEMAEVWRQSEQRIVDAVLATPPEEPVKTTGAKPADKPALPEFPNSAIALWRAMITAMKSGETADATWKTVAEDYRVKHDQRVSENTANLQLIADFTGDAIPDGWKVDGFGMAHGRVRDGEIVVAEEGGAAIAHVLPAGRWSHVWSSRLAGAVRSPLLEQEPPLTMSVGYAGGKHAAQSLVVENAFHSERMKFLNQPMTGWMTMTARNLPALAGGTDNTPRRVYLEMVTKALNNYFPPRAAYQGLKEADEKDPRSWFGVTRVYKHAADAGPKDELAHFAKLFDGAAPASKQEAAARFAAWIMAAVENWRSETCDERDVRTLNEALAASWLPNDALANEKLAQLVARYRETEKRLQPDRVVGSVDDWREGRDERIGVRGSYTEFGDPAPRGTIRFLGGPAPRAEENSSGRLEFARGIASDENPLTARVFVNRVWCQLFGEGIVRTVDDFGHLGETPSHPELLDWLARRFMEDGWSLKKLAKLMVMSATWRQSCAASEYAVAADPENRLWHHMPMRRLDAESIRDAMLVAAGRWDDTMYGPPIEPNRAAEDPAKRLYNGPIDGDGRRSIYIEMTMMEPPRFLALFNQPIPKLCTGKRDATNVPNQALAMLNDPFVIAMAKHWGDRAVADGAASAEQRAQHMFAGALGRMPDESEVARVVALASRCAELHNVPAETMMTCQPVWQDVAHALFNLKEFIYVQ is encoded by the coding sequence ATGCGACGCCGCGCGCGCACGTTTTTCGCTGCGTTTGGCGCTGCGTTTGCTTCGGCGTGGTGCGCCGGCGCCGCCGAAAATGAGGGTTGGGAAGCCGCCTATGCCGAACGGCTTACGTGGTGGAGCCTCCGTCCGGTCGCTCTTGTCGATCCGCCGGCGGTAGCGAATCCGTCCTGGGCACGGAACGACGTTGATCGGTTCATCCTCTCGCGTCTCGATGCCGATGGCCTCACTCCCGCGCCGGAGGCAGACAGGCGGACGCTGGCGCGGCGATTGAGCTTCGCGCTCATCGGGTTGCCTCCGAATCCCGGGGAAGTCGAGCGTTTCATCGCTGACGAGTCGCCGGATGCCTACGACCGCTATGTGCAGTCCCTGCTCGATAGCCCGCACTTTGGCGAGCGCTGGGCGCGGCATTGGATGGACGTCGTCCATTATTCAGACACGCACGGCTACGAGTGGGACACGCCGGCGAAAAACGCGTGGATGTACCGCGACTACCTCATTCGTGCGTTCAATGCGGACGTGTCGTTCAATCAACTCATCCTCGAACAGATCGCGGGCGACCTCATCGAACCGCGGTTCGACGCCACAACGGGGTTGAACGAATCGCTCATCGCGCCCACGGCGATGCGGCTTGGCGAGCGGCGCCACGGCGACAACGGCGACGCCGAGGGCGTGACGCAGGAGGCGATGGCGAACATCATCGATACGGTGAGCAAGGGGTATCTCGCCACCACGGTCGCCTGCTCGCAGTGCCACGATCACAAGCTGGACGCCATCGCGCAACAGGACTACTTCGGCCTCGCCGGGGTCTTCATGAGTTCACGGTGGATTGCGCGCACCGCGGATACGACCGATCCGAATCGTGCTGTCCTGGACGAATTGAAATCGATCAAGGGCGGCATTCGCGCGGAGATGGCGGAGGTGTGGCGGCAGTCGGAGCAAAGAATCGTAGACGCCGTCCTCGCAACACCCCCGGAGGAACCCGTGAAGACAACGGGCGCAAAGCCGGCGGACAAGCCGGCGCTGCCGGAGTTTCCAAATTCCGCGATTGCACTGTGGCGCGCGATGATCACCGCGATGAAAAGCGGTGAGACGGCGGACGCCACATGGAAAACGGTTGCGGAAGACTACCGCGTGAAGCACGACCAGCGCGTGTCGGAGAATACGGCCAATCTGCAACTGATCGCGGACTTCACCGGCGACGCCATTCCCGATGGGTGGAAAGTGGACGGATTCGGAATGGCGCACGGGCGTGTGCGGGACGGCGAAATCGTTGTCGCGGAGGAGGGCGGGGCGGCGATCGCGCACGTCCTTCCAGCGGGACGCTGGTCGCACGTGTGGTCGTCACGGCTTGCAGGAGCGGTGCGCAGTCCATTGCTCGAACAGGAACCGCCGCTGACGATGTCGGTCGGATACGCGGGTGGCAAACACGCGGCGCAATCGCTCGTCGTCGAAAATGCGTTCCACAGCGAGCGCATGAAGTTTCTGAACCAACCCATGACCGGGTGGATGACGATGACGGCGCGAAACTTGCCCGCGCTCGCGGGCGGCACAGACAACACGCCGCGCCGCGTGTATCTCGAAATGGTGACAAAGGCGCTGAACAATTATTTCCCGCCGCGCGCGGCGTACCAGGGACTCAAGGAAGCCGACGAAAAGGATCCTCGCTCGTGGTTTGGCGTGACGCGCGTGTACAAGCACGCGGCGGACGCGGGGCCGAAGGACGAACTCGCGCATTTTGCGAAGTTGTTCGATGGCGCTGCGCCCGCGTCGAAGCAGGAAGCGGCCGCGCGGTTCGCTGCGTGGATCATGGCGGCGGTCGAAAACTGGCGATCGGAGACATGTGACGAGCGAGATGTTCGGACGTTGAACGAAGCGCTTGCAGCATCGTGGCTGCCGAACGATGCGCTGGCGAACGAGAAATTGGCGCAGTTGGTCGCGCGGTATCGCGAGACGGAGAAACGGCTGCAGCCGGACCGCGTCGTTGGTTCGGTGGACGACTGGCGCGAAGGGCGCGACGAGCGCATCGGCGTGCGCGGGTCGTACACGGAATTTGGCGACCCCGCGCCACGTGGCACCATTCGCTTTCTTGGCGGACCCGCTCCGCGCGCGGAAGAGAACTCGAGCGGGCGACTCGAGTTCGCCCGCGGTATTGCCAGCGACGAGAACCCGCTGACGGCGCGCGTGTTCGTGAACCGCGTGTGGTGTCAACTTTTTGGTGAAGGGATTGTACGCACAGTCGACGATTTCGGGCACCTCGGCGAAACGCCGTCACATCCGGAATTGTTGGACTGGTTGGCGCGGCGGTTTATGGAAGATGGGTGGTCGTTGAAGAAGCTGGCGAAGTTGATGGTCATGTCGGCGACGTGGCGGCAATCGTGCGCTGCGAGCGAGTATGCGGTCGCCGCCGACCCCGAGAACCGGCTGTGGCACCATATGCCGATGCGCCGGCTCGACGCGGAATCGATCCGCGACGCGATGCTGGTTGCCGCGGGCCGGTGGGACGATACAATGTACGGCCCGCCAATCGAGCCGAATCGCGCCGCGGAAGACCCCGCGAAGCGCCTCTACAACGGACCAATCGATGGCGACGGCCGACGCAGTATTTACATCGAGATGACGATGATGGAACCGCCGAGGTTCCTCGCGCTGTTCAATCAGCCGATCCCGAAGCTGTGCACGGGCAAGCGGGACGCGACGAACGTGCCGAACCAGGCGCTGGCGATGTTGAATGACCCGTTTGTTATTGCGATGGCGAAACATTGGGGCGATCGCGCCGTCGCGGATGGCGCGGCGTCGGCGGAGCAGCGCGCACAGCACATGTTCGCGGGGGCACTTGGGCGAATGCCGGACGAATCGGAAGTCGCGCGCGTTGTCGCGCTCGCAAGCCGTTGCGCCGAACTTCACAATGTCCCGGCGGAAACGATGATGACCTGCCAGCCGGTGTGGCAGGACGTGGCGCACGCGCTGTTCAATTTGAAGGAATTCATCTATGTCCAGTGA
- a CDS encoding ThuA domain-containing protein, with protein sequence MVRAPLTAIPIIMMVMSAAVFAAEPTHVVYEGSGGIGAGKHIVFIASDHEYRGEESLPALARILAKHYGFKCTVIFGTDPKTGFLLPGSSDLHGLSVLKEADLMVIFMRFINMPDDEMQHFVDYVDRGGPIIGLRTSTHAFQIPKERKFHSYDWQYAGKEFEKGFGRQVLGETWVSHYGDNHKQSSRLEIVPEQKEHPILRGVSDMHVQAGCYTADPIEGSVVLAKGIVLNGMTKDSPVDPEKGANPQPVVWVRNYKSKSGKEARVFATTQGASEDILNDGFRRLLVNAHLWCLGMEDQIKPSNNIEFVGPYHPTTFSFTEFRRGIMPADVAGWDTPILNPNAPLVDR encoded by the coding sequence ATGGTTAGAGCACCCTTGACTGCAATTCCAATCATCATGATGGTAATGTCGGCGGCCGTATTCGCCGCAGAACCCACCCACGTCGTCTACGAAGGCTCCGGAGGCATCGGCGCGGGCAAACACATCGTGTTCATCGCGTCCGACCACGAATACCGCGGCGAAGAATCGTTGCCCGCGCTGGCGCGCATTCTTGCGAAGCACTACGGCTTCAAATGCACGGTCATCTTCGGCACCGATCCGAAGACCGGTTTCCTCCTTCCCGGAAGCAGCGATCTGCACGGCCTAAGCGTCCTGAAAGAAGCCGATCTCATGGTCATTTTCATGCGCTTCATCAACATGCCCGACGACGAGATGCAGCACTTCGTCGACTACGTCGATCGCGGCGGCCCGATCATCGGTCTGCGCACGTCGACGCACGCGTTCCAAATCCCGAAGGAGCGCAAGTTTCACTCCTATGACTGGCAATACGCGGGCAAAGAATTTGAGAAAGGCTTCGGCCGTCAGGTGCTCGGCGAAACGTGGGTAAGCCACTACGGGGACAATCACAAGCAGAGTTCGCGCCTTGAGATCGTCCCGGAACAGAAGGAACATCCCATTCTGCGGGGCGTGAGCGACATGCACGTGCAGGCCGGCTGCTACACCGCCGACCCAATCGAAGGCAGCGTTGTCCTGGCGAAAGGAATCGTGCTTAACGGCATGACGAAAGACTCGCCAGTAGACCCGGAGAAGGGCGCAAACCCGCAGCCCGTCGTGTGGGTGCGCAACTACAAAAGCAAATCGGGCAAAGAGGCGCGCGTCTTCGCGACGACGCAGGGCGCGTCTGAAGACATCTTGAACGACGGCTTCCGCCGCCTGCTCGTCAACGCTCACCTCTGGTGCCTCGGCATGGAAGACCAGATCAAACCAAGCAACAACATCGAATTCGTCGGGCCCTACCACCCGACAACGTTCAGTTTCACCGAGTTTCGCCGCGGCATTATGCCGGCCGACGTCGCCGGCTGGGACACGCCGATCCTCAATCCAAACGCGCCACTCGTCGATAGATGA